In Clarias gariepinus isolate MV-2021 ecotype Netherlands chromosome 9, CGAR_prim_01v2, whole genome shotgun sequence, a single window of DNA contains:
- the LOC128530623 gene encoding uncharacterized protein LOC128530623, producing MIRTSDPPRITSQAAKSHTGESGNRNKDVNAFHISPLIDMPWGSDSLVLWVSNPHYIPQRRKSSKSQRCSVNELVCLPTAQTENTPKAIRKGTTKTVRFQLTCSPLTVCPSQKVEPVAPGGLEAGTGGASAAVDEPEVLRQTSAILVKNRPVVYHSVREKRVRRASQDQAASLYKLDSKTGVEDVDWGSLRGQTYLWKRRNVPPELLGPPGGARGAQESVSLPPVSKVSSDRTLHSSQCTAPAAQMCVKRPLRSCRYTYPQLSHRRGTDSELDMTICSSSAVTKHRMLDTHESCERGEGSKGVVVPVNSGFYEQRSTHELYGETHGGVKGHETDTWSRSHSGLHTGHGQSNKTENSLELFRRAGK from the exons atgatccgAAC TTCAGATCCACCACGGATCACCTCACAAGCTGCCAAATCCCACACCGGAGAAAGTGGCAACAGAAACAAAGAT GTTAACGCCTTTCACATCAGCCCTCTGATTGACATGCCATGGGGATCAGACTCTTTAGTTCTGTGGGTCTCGAATCCTCATTACATCCCTCAGCGCCGCAAGAG CTCCAAATCTCAACGCTGCTCGGTGAACGAGTTGGTCTGTCTCCCGACTGCTCAGACAGAGAACACCCCTAAAGCG ATCCGTAAAGGAACGACGAAGACGGTGCGGTTCCAGCTCACATGTTCACCCCTGACTGTATGCCCCAGCCAGAAGGTGGAGCCAGTCGCTCCTGGTGGGCTGGAGGCGGGTACAGGAGGCGCATCAGCAGCAGTGGACGAGCCTGAAGTCCTGAGACAAACGAGTGCGATCCTGGTGAAGAACAGACCCGTCGTTTATCACAGCGTCCGAGAGAAGAGGGTCAGGAGGGCGAGCCAGGACCAGGCAGCATCACTTTACAAACTGGACAGCAAG ACAGGAGTGGAGGACGTGGACTGGGGCAGTCTGAGGGGACAGACGTACCTCTGGAAAAGACGCAATGTCCCTCCTGAGCTCCTCGGTCCACCAGGAGGTGCCAGAGGAGCTCAGGAGTCAGTCAGCTTGCCTCCTGTTTCTAAAGTGAGCTCAGATCGAACGCTTCACAGCTCACAGTGCACAG CTCCTGCAGCACAGATGTGTGTGAAGAGGCCATTGCGTTCCTGCCGGTACACTTATCCCCAGCTCTCGCACCGCAGAGGAACCGACTCAGAACTAGACATGACCATCTGTAGCAGTTCTGCTGTAACCAAACACAga atgTTGGACACACATGAGAGCTGTGAGAGAGGCGAGGGCAGTAAAGGCGTCGTCGTTCCAGTCAACTCCGGGTTTTACGAGCAGCGCTCCACCCACGAGCTCTATGGTGAGACACATGGAGGGGTCAAAGGGCACGAGACGGATACCTGGAGTCGCTCACATTCTGGCCTTCATACTGGTCATGGACAATCGAACAAAACTGAGAACTCTTTAGAACTCTTTAGAAGAGCCGGCAAGTAA